The Sesamum indicum cultivar Zhongzhi No. 13 linkage group LG6, S_indicum_v1.0, whole genome shotgun sequence genome has a segment encoding these proteins:
- the LOC105163810 gene encoding uncharacterized protein LOC105163810, which produces MACSIVRSLLRFPSCSICGFTRPASACSLWYNYSNYRSYVSFLFVQKANRRGLAITTSTRRLSMEATTNYNSGSSSSTISTCETGGGREYLLMTDEKLMSQCEMDTFKASGPGGQHRNKRESAVRLKHLPTGIIAQAAEDRSQHKNRAAALARLRTLLALKVRNTVDLDTYVPPPELVQILPAKSTMRGSDRGPQIGPNNPKFVLGMQALLDLIFAVEGSVSDAAKKLGLSTGALSRLILSDDSLRMAVNEFRAAKGLKQLK; this is translated from the exons ATGGCTTGTTCCATTGTGAGATCACTTTTGAGATTCCCAAGTTGTAGCATTTGTGGTTTTACAAGGCCTGCCTCTGCTTGCTCTTTGTGGTATAACTATAGCAACTACCGGAGTTATGTAAGTTTCCTCTTTGTTCAGAAAGCAAATAGAAGAGGATTGGCAATCACTACCTCTACCCGTAGACTTAGTATGGAAGCAACCACAAATTACAATTCTGGTTCTTCTAGTAGTACTATCAGTACTTGTGAGACTGGTGGTGGTAGGGAGTACCTACTGATGACAGATGAGAAGCTAATGAGCCAGTGTGAGATGGACACTTTTAAGGCATCAGGCCCAGGGGGACAGCATCGCAACAAGCGTGAGTCTGCTGTGCGTCTTAAGCATCTTCCAACAGGCATTATAGCTCAG GCAGCGGAGGATAGATCCCAGCACAAAAATCGGGCAGCAGCCCTTGCTCGATTGCGTACACTTTTAGCTCTTAAAG TTAGAAACACTGTCGATCTTGATACGTATGTACCTCCTCCGGAACTTGTTCAAATTCTTCCTGCGAAGTCGACTATGAGAGGATCGGATAGAGGGCCTCAGATAGGACCAAATAATCCTAAGTTCGTTCTG GGAATGCAGGCTCTGCTTGATCTAATTTTTGCGGTTGAGGGTTCTGTTTCAGATGCTGCAAAGAAGTTAGG GTTGAGCACTGGAGCTTTATCACGGCTGATATTATCTGATGATTCTCTTCGAATGGCAGTGAATGAGTTTAGGGCTGCTAAG GGTCTGAAGCAGCTCAAGTAG